One Terriglobia bacterium genomic region harbors:
- a CDS encoding GDP-L-fucose synthase, with the protein MGFWSNRSVMVTGGAGFLGCYVVEKLKSRECSRIFVPRSREFDLRDRQVIRRCLDQAHPDLIIHLAAVVGGIGANRRNPGRFFYDNLIMGVELMEAARLRGVEKFVAIGTVCAYPKFTPVPFREEDLWNGYPEETNAPYGLAKKMLLVQSQSYREEYGFNSVFLLPVNLYGPGDHFDLEASHVIPALIRKCTEAVESGAPEITGWGDGSATREFLYVEDCADAILLAAERHNESSPVNIGAGFEISIRDLVQKIASFTGFTGSIRWDHSRPNGQPRRRLEISRAERLFGFKATTSLDDGLKKTIEWYRHADRRTLQRA; encoded by the coding sequence ATGGGTTTTTGGTCGAACCGATCGGTGATGGTGACGGGAGGGGCGGGCTTCCTTGGCTGCTATGTGGTCGAGAAGCTCAAGTCCCGCGAATGTTCCCGGATCTTTGTTCCGCGAAGCCGGGAGTTCGACCTGCGGGACCGGCAGGTCATCCGGCGCTGCCTGGACCAGGCTCATCCCGATTTGATTATTCATCTCGCCGCCGTCGTCGGGGGTATCGGGGCGAACCGCCGGAACCCGGGAAGATTCTTCTATGACAACTTGATCATGGGCGTCGAGCTGATGGAAGCTGCCCGCCTCCGGGGTGTGGAGAAGTTTGTCGCCATCGGCACGGTCTGTGCCTATCCCAAGTTTACTCCGGTCCCGTTCCGCGAGGAGGACCTGTGGAATGGATATCCGGAGGAGACCAACGCACCGTACGGACTGGCGAAGAAGATGTTGCTGGTTCAGTCGCAGTCGTATCGCGAAGAGTACGGTTTCAACTCCGTTTTTCTGCTCCCGGTCAATCTGTATGGTCCGGGGGATCACTTTGATTTGGAGGCTTCGCACGTCATCCCGGCGCTGATCCGCAAATGCACGGAAGCCGTAGAGAGCGGAGCCCCGGAGATCACCGGTTGGGGAGACGGAAGCGCCACCCGGGAGTTTCTTTATGTGGAGGATTGTGCCGACGCCATCCTGTTGGCGGCGGAGCGCCATAACGAGTCGTCTCCCGTCAATATCGGCGCCGGATTTGAGATTTCAATTCGGGACCTGGTTCAGAAAATTGCCTCCTTCACCGGTTTCACGGGCTCGATCCGATGGGACCACTCCAGGCCCAATGGCCAGCCTCGCCGCAGGCTCGAAATCTCTCGCGCCGAGCGGTTATTCGGGTTCAAGGCGACAACTTCTCTAGATGACGGACTCAAAAAAACAATCGAATGGTATCGACACGCTGACCGCCGCACCCTCCAGCGCGCCTGA
- a CDS encoding aldehyde dehydrogenase family protein, producing MKKTFPVVNPATLEKIADVPVVEPDEVKIAVAKGRDTFESWRELSFRERAQILVAVRDRVLDQEKEIIDTIVAETGKTRTEALSAEIMYVCAAIEYYTKNAEEFLRDRVHPIGLVLLKTKRVRTSHLPRGVVGIIAPWNFPLLMTLGESIPALMAGNAVVIKPSEFTPLSALLGQRLAEQSGLPKNLLQVVTGFGETGEALIDYADQIAFTGSVATGKRVMARAANTLKPVTLELGGKDPMIVLRDANLERAANGAVWGALSNSGQICMSVERVYVEEPIAEAFIARVVEKVKGLRQGIDTHFNVDVGSMTMSRQLEIVEDHVADAVAKGARILAGGKRNPNLSGLFYEPTVLVDVDHSMKIMTEETFGPIIPIMRAKDAPEALRLANESRYGLNSSIWTRDRSRARTLARRMESGSVCINDCLVNYLATEVPFGGVKESGIGFRHGEGGIQKYCFVQSVLEDRIGLRREINWYPYSKNFATLLSRALKVLYHSRWLRKFRP from the coding sequence ATGAAGAAGACCTTTCCCGTTGTCAATCCCGCCACACTGGAGAAGATCGCAGACGTGCCGGTTGTCGAGCCGGATGAAGTGAAAATTGCAGTGGCGAAGGGGCGCGATACGTTTGAGAGTTGGCGCGAACTTTCGTTCCGGGAACGGGCACAGATCCTGGTCGCCGTGCGAGACCGGGTGCTCGATCAGGAAAAAGAGATCATCGACACGATTGTCGCAGAAACCGGCAAGACCCGGACCGAGGCACTCTCGGCGGAGATTATGTATGTGTGCGCGGCGATCGAGTATTACACGAAAAATGCGGAAGAGTTCTTGCGGGATCGTGTCCATCCGATCGGCTTGGTTCTGCTCAAAACCAAGCGGGTCCGCACATCGCATCTGCCCCGCGGGGTGGTGGGGATCATCGCTCCCTGGAATTTTCCTCTATTGATGACCTTGGGAGAATCGATTCCGGCCTTAATGGCAGGGAATGCCGTCGTCATCAAGCCCTCTGAATTCACGCCGCTTTCCGCCCTCCTCGGGCAAAGGTTGGCGGAACAGTCCGGGCTCCCCAAGAACCTCCTGCAGGTGGTGACTGGTTTTGGCGAGACAGGGGAGGCCCTCATCGACTATGCCGATCAGATTGCCTTTACCGGGAGTGTCGCGACCGGCAAGAGGGTGATGGCGCGCGCGGCCAATACGTTGAAGCCGGTGACATTAGAGCTGGGCGGCAAGGATCCAATGATCGTCCTCCGTGATGCCAACCTCGAGCGGGCCGCAAATGGGGCGGTTTGGGGGGCCCTTTCCAACTCCGGACAAATTTGCATGTCGGTGGAGCGCGTGTATGTCGAGGAACCGATCGCCGAGGCTTTCATCGCCAGGGTCGTCGAGAAAGTGAAGGGTCTGCGGCAGGGAATTGACACCCATTTCAATGTGGATGTGGGCTCGATGACCATGTCCCGACAACTCGAGATTGTCGAAGACCATGTTGCCGACGCCGTCGCGAAGGGCGCGAGAATCCTGGCGGGGGGGAAGAGAAATCCCAACTTGTCCGGCCTCTTTTATGAACCCACAGTTCTCGTGGACGTGGACCACTCGATGAAGATTATGACCGAGGAAACTTTTGGCCCGATCATCCCCATCATGCGCGCTAAAGACGCTCCCGAGGCATTGCGCCTGGCGAATGAGTCAAGATACGGGCTCAACTCCAGCATTTGGACACGCGACAGAAGCAGGGCCAGGACCCTGGCGCGGCGCATGGAATCCGGCAGCGTCTGCATAAACGATTGCCTGGTAAACTACCTGGCGACGGAGGTTCCTTTTGGCGGCGTCAAGGAAAGCGGAATTGGCTTCCGGCACGGGGAGGGTGGAATCCAAAAGTACTGTTTTGTGCAGAGCGTGCTGGAGGACCGGATCGGGTTACGGCGGGAAATCAACTGGTACCCCTACTCCAAGAACTTCGCCACCCTCCTTTCACGCGCCCTGAAGGTGCTTTACCACTCCCGCTGGCTGAGGAAATTTCGTCCTTGA
- a CDS encoding GDP-mannose 4,6-dehydratase, producing MKSLANEYKGRTALITGADGFIGSHLTETLVEYGADVRVFVRATSSHELRNINHLRDRIRIYRGNLVDKHSVDLAVRDLKDGRDTIIFHLAAQAHVGESWERPYDTVYSNVLGTLNLLQSIVDNDVPIFKLDTAGTSEEYGNVNEAVKSQHDFHENGSVILHERSPLNPKSIYATSKVASDFLTMNYYDAYRLPGVTTRMFNNYGPRQNPRYVTGTIISQALLRDVIELGYVKARRDFCYVDDGVQGHLSVALYGRPGEVYTYGQGENISIEDWYRLIFRIGVQEGYWKEKPLHIVEQRFRPGTSDVEELLVGYQKLHQVSGWKPQVSWEEGIRRTIRWYSENVGEWIGRVDWVQPLAMKEQ from the coding sequence ATGAAGAGCCTGGCCAACGAGTATAAGGGCCGAACTGCTCTTATCACCGGGGCAGACGGGTTTATCGGCTCCCACCTCACGGAGACTCTGGTCGAATATGGCGCTGATGTGCGGGTATTTGTCCGCGCCACCTCCAGTCATGAGCTCCGAAACATCAACCATCTGCGGGATCGAATCAGAATCTATCGCGGAAACCTGGTCGACAAGCATTCCGTCGATTTGGCGGTGCGCGACTTGAAGGATGGCCGGGACACCATCATCTTCCACCTCGCCGCGCAGGCCCATGTGGGCGAGAGCTGGGAGCGCCCCTATGACACCGTTTATTCCAATGTCCTCGGCACGCTGAACCTCCTGCAGTCGATCGTTGACAACGATGTTCCAATCTTCAAGCTGGATACTGCGGGCACCTCAGAGGAATATGGCAATGTGAACGAAGCCGTGAAGAGCCAGCACGACTTTCATGAGAACGGAAGTGTGATCCTTCATGAGCGTTCCCCCTTGAATCCCAAAAGCATTTATGCAACCTCCAAGGTGGCTTCCGACTTTCTGACGATGAATTATTACGATGCCTACCGGCTCCCGGGCGTCACCACACGCATGTTTAACAATTACGGTCCTCGCCAGAACCCTCGTTACGTGACCGGCACGATCATCAGCCAGGCGCTCTTGCGGGATGTCATTGAACTTGGTTACGTGAAAGCGCGGCGGGATTTCTGTTACGTCGACGATGGGGTTCAAGGCCACTTGAGCGTGGCGCTCTATGGCCGTCCCGGAGAAGTCTATACTTACGGCCAGGGGGAGAACATCTCCATCGAAGACTGGTATCGCCTGATTTTCAGAATCGGCGTGCAGGAAGGGTACTGGAAGGAAAAACCCCTGCACATCGTGGAGCAACGGTTTCGTCCTGGGACGAGCGATGTGGAGGAGTTGTTGGTCGGTTATCAAAAACTGCACCAGGTCTCGGGATGGAAACCCCAGGTCTCCTGGGAGGAGGGCATCCGGCGGACCATCCGCTGGTACTCAGAAAACGTCGGAGAATGGATCGGACGAGTGGACTGGGTGCAACCGCTCGCGATGAAGGAGCAGTAG
- a CDS encoding DUF4440 domain-containing protein: MPWTRPEDLHPQFTEAFNSGEIEPLLALYEPEATLAGNSSGQDAHGLAAIRERFARLLDLHGKMTIETRYCLQAGEVALLSGKWHLTGNGPDGKPIDREGQSIEVVRRQPDGRWLYLIDHPFGAD; the protein is encoded by the coding sequence ATGCCATGGACCAGGCCTGAAGATTTGCACCCTCAATTTACCGAAGCATTCAATTCCGGGGAAATCGAACCCCTCCTGGCCTTGTATGAGCCCGAAGCGACCCTGGCTGGCAATTCTTCTGGACAGGACGCCCATGGTTTGGCTGCGATTCGAGAGAGATTCGCGCGGCTTCTGGATCTACATGGGAAGATGACCATTGAAACGAGGTACTGCCTTCAGGCGGGAGAGGTGGCCTTGCTGAGTGGAAAGTGGCATTTGACTGGCAATGGGCCGGATGGAAAACCGATCGACAGGGAAGGCCAATCCATCGAGGTCGTCCGACGTCAACCCGACGGCCGATGGCTTTATCTGATCGACCATCCCTTCGGCGCGGATTGA